The Amaranthus tricolor cultivar Red isolate AtriRed21 chromosome 2, ASM2621246v1, whole genome shotgun sequence genome contains the following window.
TGTAAGGTCCTGAAAAATACAAGAATGATTAGTAAATTTAGCAAGAAGATTGTTATTGTCAAGTAATTGACCAACAGATAAAAGATTGTGTTTAAAAGAaggaacaaataaaacattGTTAAGAATGATATCAGAAGTGAGTTTTATAGATCCAGAATGAGTGACATTAGTAGTAGAGCCATCAGGAAATCCAACAAGGATAGGAGAATGTAAAGAGTGGAAGGAAGTAAAAAGAGTAGAATTAGAACACATATGTTCTGAAGCACCAGAGTCTATAATCCAAGAATTGGCAGAAATGTTAGGAAAAGTAGAAGCAAcatgagaaataaaaaaaatacctgCAGAGTTCACATTAGTATAAGAAGAAGTAAGAGGATCAGTAGATATAGAAGATTGATTCATGCATTTAATAACTTCCTTGCATACAACAGATAACATTTGAGGATCAATAACAGTAGAAAGCATCTTTGCAGAGGAACCAGAACAAGGAACGGATCCAAGAATAGGAGCATTGTCAACTTGAACATTAGCAGCTGTTCTAGAAACTGATTTGGATTTCTTGTTTGCATACCACTCAGGATAGCCTATAAGCTTGAAACATTGATCAATCGTGTGACCTTTACCTTTACAATGCTCACAAATTCTTTCAAATTTAGGTTTCTTGAAATCCTTCCTCATAGCAGTAGAATTATCAAGTTTGAGTTGATGAGCAGCAAAAGCACTAATATCATTGGAATGACTTGAATAAAGATTATTCTGATGTTGTCTCTCAACAGATTGTAAAATGTGATATACCTTATTGATGTTAGGTAAAGGGTCAGTGCTAAGAATATTTGTCTTAACTTGATCATATGCTGGGTTGATACCGGAAAGAAATTGAATTAATTTCATTCTGTTGTCAGCATCTAAGAGTTTTTTAAGAATACCACAAGAACAATTAGCAAGAATACCACAAGAACAATCAGGAAAACCTTCTAGGTTATGAATTTCATCCcatattctcttttttttagcATAATACTCAGTAATAGAAGAATCTTTTTGATCAATAAGAAAAAGAGACCTATGTAGATCAAACAATTGAGGCACATTGCTTTGACCatatctatctttaatttctttcCACAATTGATAAGCTGAATCAACAAACATGAAGGTTTCTGCAATACCTCTCTCCATGGAATTGATAATCCAAGATCTTACAATGTAATCATTCCGGATCCATTTCTTGAAATCAGAGGAAGAAGCGGATGGTTTGAGAAGAGTTCCATCAATGAAACTCAccttatttcttgcatataaaGCCATCTTCACAGATCTACTCCAGTTAACATAGTTAGATCCCGAAAAAAGAAGAGCAACAATAGAATGTTGTGAAATGtcagatgaagaaagaaaataaggatcatcaaaaatgaaattcataTTGCTTTGAACTGGAATTCCAGGATCTAACGAAATTTCATCATTGATAGTTAAAGGTGTTTCTGCATGTTTGGAAAATGGCGTTTCTGAATCAGCCATTAAGCAAAAGAAGAAATCAGAGGATGAAAGAAGAAAATAGAACGGAAGCAGTAGGAGCGAAAAttttgctctgataccatgtgaaACTGCAAATTTGCAGatccaaaatcaaaataatcttGATATTGAAGAAGAAGGCAAacagaaaaggaagaagaaggaagcttttattttcttattcaaaattaaaaacttaTCAAATACAAAAGAGGCATatctatatataccaaaacaagaaaaatacaattattatttgGTGAGCTGTCAAAATAACCAAGCATCACCCTAATACGTACGTACTCCACCACAACAAACAAATATAGTACAAATAAAATTtgatcaaaaattaatatttccttttttctattaaactaaaatgttatattttccttttgtagaaatctcaaaataattattatatttctaattaaatataaaaacatctaatatcataataaattttcACATATGACAAAAAATATTAGACAAGAATTTCTCTTGATCTTTCTCGAGTTGAGGAACTTTTTGGTcgcgctcttctttatgggtgTGAGTTGTTGTCTTCCTTCCCTCCTCAAATCCTgttcatagttttttttatagacGAAATGAATTggatatgatgataatgacgACAAAAAATATTAGACAAACCGTCTtatattatattcttttaaCTTTACCAATTTTAAAAAGTCATATTTTATACATGAGGGAGGGAGTATCGTGTTCTATATAACATTATTGGTTGTTAATGTGACAACCCATTAAAATAAGCACCATTTGGTAAACATAGATAAGGGCGACatttaaaatcaacatttttgtatttaaatgatgcattatttttcatattcatAGGCAAGATGTACGATCTCGGTCAACACCGACCAATGCATGCAATGGTGATCCaaatgacaattattttcttgACCTAATAAATTAATCAAGTACACCAATCAAGTAAAATAACCTTTGTGATTGATGTATCTAAAGAATTACATGGAAGTCAAATAACAAAGTTAATTCGGGAGTATTTTGTTAAAtggtttattatttaattttagctTGATTTTTACAAGTCGAAGATTAGACGATGGTCAAACCATATAATGATGATATGTGGCAAGCTTgttataattttaagttttaaccggTTGTTATAAATCAGGTATTTTAAATCAACTGGTTAAATCATTCATATTAATTATTAGTTATCAGCTATCAGCTATCAGTCTTTTTTCATACATTTCGGTTTATATCATTTGCTATCTTAATGTGAATGCAAACTATGTGCATTCAAATACTACggctataatttttatataaaagtaGTTATGAAtgtattattaattactattattCAATATTAGTGTTATTTAACATTGTTATGTAATTACAAGAAATCCTCTCATATTTTGCTTTATAAAGCATGATACCTCTGAGTACTCTTTACAAAACACACAAACGAATATTCAAATTATCAACCATTAATTACAATAAACTAACAAATTAGCAGCAATGgtaagaaaatcaaaaataagTGTCCAAACATTTTTCACTCTTATGATTATATGTGGTGCAATATTATCCTCCATTGTATCAAGCGAAGCACGAAGTTACCCACCAGTTCCGCCATCTCCTCCTCCTCCAagtaatattttcttttaactATCATTTTGTTATTGATAGAGCATACACTATATTGTAGTGCTGCTACAATcattaatttatacttttggtTGAATATTTGAGATTTATTTTTGACATAATATTTGTCAAGATAGTGATGAACCAAAactttaagttgatggttgatactttaatataaattatatactctatcaaacCCCCTTATACATTAATTTTTTGGATTAGAAGGGTAAATGTGGCACAAATCTCCTTCATActtacctttaataatttcacttgAAAGGAGGGGTAATTGATCCTAATTAACTTGTGACCTAGGCTTCTAGTACCATGTTAATaaaccaattcaatcaaaagtttaagttaatAGTTGAAGTTATTTTGTGGATTCAATCATCAGTTTAATCCTTTAGTTAAGTTGGTTCCTTCACATGGGATCAAATGCTAACGTGACAAAAGGGTTATGAGATTGAATCTCATTAACCTCTCAAATTCAAATGGAATTTTTAGCGCCATATGACTTCatccatcaacttaaacttttcaTTTAGGTGGTTGATTGATAGTGTCAAAAGTCAATGTGAAAAAAGTTGCAACTTTATATTTCATCAACTCGTCATTACAAGTTAAATATTTAGCACTAGATATGAGGACTACCTAAGCTACATCCACATATTTAGACCAAAAGGCTCAACTCATTATAAGAGAGCGTGTTAGAATTAAAGGTGTTCAACGGGTCAGGTTGGGGCAAAATTTAAATTGACCGGGTTGAGGCGGGTCATGTCAAATGTTAAACGGGGCGGGGCACTTTAAAGCTCGTTTAAATCTGACCCACTTTGACTcggtttttaaaagttcataaaatagtttttttattctacttCATGGCCCGTTGGGTTAACTCacctatgtatatataataatatcatataaaataataaaaaaaagtggtaaaatattTTCTCAAACCAATTCTTGTAATTGTTTGACCCGACCCGACCCTTTACACCAAGGCCCGCTAATGACCCATTAAATTGTAACCTGACTCTTCACCCGTTGGGTTGACCCGCCTCGTTGAACACTTCTAGTTAGAATATACAACATAGCTAGACTACGCTTCAACCATaactttttggttgaattgttTCTTAACAATTACGACTTATGAGTTTTATTTAATTACAAACAAAATATTCATTCATGATTTAGTCATAATCATAGTCTAATAATCTAGTATTCCGCATAAGTCAAGGTCCAAAAGAAGAGAATAACGGACATATTATATCCGTGCCCCCTCTAAGGAGAGGACAAGGAAAAATGCGGGCACTAAATTTATCCCAAAAGAATAGGTTTCTTAttaatgatttatttttaaaaataaattgcttGTTAATGAAGTAAAACTTATATGTAAATGCAGGGCCAAATGTATGCCCCGCTTGTGCGTGTTGCACCCCTGCACCACCTGGTGTTTGCTGCAGTTGTTGTCGTGGTCCTCCTATTGAAGCCCCGAGCCGTCCACGCCCTGTCACTTGACTGCCTTGAGTgttgtttgttcatgttaaCTCTTTAAAATTGATATGTACAAATGTGTTTGTTGGAGaacttctttaagaataaaaacAATGTCGTCGTTTTTTTCATTATTGTGTGTAATTCGTAAATTAATGTTCATGTTCTCAATGAAAAACAGAAGACATAAGAGTGTGTAATGGTTTTTTACTGTTGGCTCCCTTGAGATATCTTATGATCCTCATAATTGCTTCCATGTGTTGTATTTGTGAAGATGTATAAATCTATTAACAACTCCCACAATGTATGCGATGTCTAGTCTGGTGTGAGAAAGGTAAATGAATTTACTAACCATTCTCTAATGTTGTCTCATGTTTGTTAGAGTTGCTCCTTCAATAATTTATAGCCCATTTATAGCTACAATTGGAGTTTCAGCTCGtcaacaattaatcaaaatggTTTTAGTAAGAAAATCTAGGATATATTTCCTTTGAGTAATAAAAATTCCTTATTTTGATCTTAGTACTTCGATCAATATCAAGAAATTACTGAAGGTTTTTCTTTCATCTCACTAACTTTCCTGTAAAGATCATATTATCTACGTAGATTATAAgacatgtgatttgattatCACATTTATTCAAGAACAATGTGCGTCGGGAATTGCTTTGTTTGTACCAAAAATTCCTCATAATTGTAGTGAACCTTTCAAATCCAGCTCAAGGGAATCGTTTTAGCCTATATAGGCTATTATAAGATTACAAGTTACAACTCTCtcttttttgaaaattctggGAAAATATAGTAATGCCTCTATGTATATCTTTTATTCAATTTCTCCATGAAGAAATGCACCTTTAACATCAAATTGGTAAGGTGGCCAATTTAGATTAGTACCAACTGAGAATAGAACACATGTTGTTTCAATATTTTTCATTGGGGAGAAACTTTCTAAATAGTCCACCACATAGGTCTAAGTATAACCTTTTGCTACCAAATGAGCTTTGTATTTTTCAATGATCCCATCAACATGGTACTTAACGATGAACGCCCACTTGCACcccaatattttcttttctttcggGAGATTTTATTTCTTCCATGTTTTACTTTTTAGAATAGAAGCAATTAGGAATGACAAACAGGTAAAATTATACAGGTTTCGCACTGTATCCACCCGATTGGGGTGGATATATACGAGTATCATTTTGGTGAATAGCGTGTGGGTATGGTTATAAAAAGTCCTACCCGCCATGGGAGTAGGGGTTGTGTATGAGGTCTTACTCGCCCCATATTCACCCCCAGCCTTATACCCACCAGCCCCACCCAATACCTATTCGCTTCGCCTTATAGCAGTACACCATAGATCTATAATATAGTAATTTACaacaattttatatattttattaaaaactattgacaaaaaaagaatattatttttattttattatattgtatggtTTAAACAAAATTCgacaaaattaaatttgtagGGAATTATGAAGTATATAACGCGGACTTGGAATGTATATAAGgtgaatataaataataaagtgAGTAAACCCATAATGGTATGAAAACTTTACCCAGTGAGTAGGTGGTAGGTATGGGTATGAGGAAGAGCATACCTCATCTACCCTCCTATTTTGCCATCTCTAGCAGCAATCTCCTCCTCTATTGCCTATTtccaattttcattttaagagGTTCTTCAACCATTATTGATACACTAAAGAGCAGTGTAAAAGACAATTATTGCTTTTAACAGTTTTCCTTAATTTAGAAATATGATTAAGATATTTGGATCGTTAGGCCTTAAATTATAGATCATATAGTCTTGGAGAGATCCCCTAGTACTTCTCAGAGGCAACTAATATCTATTAAGACATGCTTGAAatgggtgtaaatatttaaggggaaaataaagtcaaactaatgaaatgaaagcaaatagaAATACATTTAAATAGTTGAGATAGTTGTGAAAAAggtaaaataagtttgaaataaaaataataaaggaaaaagaagatgatttccCCTATTTTGAAGGTTATACATTCCCCAACCCTCTCTTATGATAAATATTTATCCCATAAAATTGAAAGCtcccttcatttttcattactttgcaGTTATTCTTCTACCTctacaacaatcaaatttcacaaatttctcatttatcaactttgcagttattattatgattattgtgaatttagaaaattaattacaataatattattaataatcgtaataataaatatgtagtaacattatatttgttggtaatgattagttaaattttatcgttgctaattaattattattttttttcatgtggttaatttaacgtaacgtttgattatgttcatttattattaatatttacttaaattattaaaaattgtagtaaatggctggtaatcaaggaaaaggaaagggttttttagacactttttgagaggtaatagttctaggcctaccttactcagaggggacccgcatgaaaggggggtaacgggttctgctaggagggctaggcaggaagaggctgccagacacataGGTCCAGTGCGCTGGACCTAGTGCGAACCCCTGTTGATGACCAGGATAGCAGCATCCAGAGcagttggggggtttctagtgatgaggAAAATGATACTGATGATGTTGAATACCAAGCTCCTGATTTTCGCCCATTGGACTGGACTATTGCCGGGGCCCGACAGGAGATTCGCACGTGGCGGCCCTAGTTCTTCAGCCGCATCTAAGCGTGCAGGACATAGTCTAatcgataatgagccgccacaggagagcaggcgctcacagtccgctggcacgaactggttagtcacatcgccccagcccagggggccgacagatacgcgactgatccctagctatggcgggcacatagctaaacttattttcgacgactccgagcgtacgcctccggtt
Protein-coding sequences here:
- the LOC130806339 gene encoding uncharacterized protein LOC130806339, with the protein product MVRKSKISVQTFFTLMIICGAILSSIVSSEARSYPPVPPSPPPPRPNVCPACACCTPAPPGVCCSCCRGPPIEAPSRPRPVT